From Hymenobacter sediminicola:
CAGGAATACAGCCCGCTCCATACGCTGGTACTCGATGTAGTCCTGCGGATTGATGCCAGTCAGCATTTTGAAGTACTGGCCCACATAATCCTCACTCACGTTGGCCACGTTGCTGAGCACCTTGTTGGACAGGTCGCCGCCGATGTTCTCCTTGATGTAGTTGAATAGATCAATAAGGCGCGGATCTTTGAAGTAGGTGCTGTTTGTAGCCAACTGCTCTACAAACATCTTGTTTTTCAGGATGTAGCGCACAATTTCGACCACCAGATTCTCGGTGTAAATCGTAATCAGCCGCTCACGGCCTGGCAGCTCCTGCAGGCTCTCTTCTACCACCTTGATAACCAGGTTTGCCAGTTTCGAATTGTTCGAAATCAGGAAAGCCGGCACATCAAGCGAGGCAAAGAAGTTTACGGAATCAAATACTTTGGCCTCGAAGCTTACGAAGGAATGGCTTTCCTCAGCATCTCCGATGAGGTCGAGGTCGGAATTAGAATGGAAGAACTTGTCTTTGTTGCTGATCAGGTCATCGTTGGTGATAACCTTGCCTGACGACTCGCCATAGTTCACCTTGGTAGCACGACCACCCGGGATGAACAGCATCTCGCCTTCTTCCACTACCTGCTCCTCTTCACCAAACGTAATACGGCCCTTGTGCAGCAAAATGAGGTTGTTGCCGACATCATAAGAGTTGCGTACTGTGAATGGCTGTTGCAGTACTAAATTTTTTGCTTTGATGTAGCGCACACCAAGCGACTCTATCACTTTATTGTAATCTTCCATCTTCCAGGGGTGGTTTGCGTCCTTTGGTAAGTCCGGTGAACGGGGTGGCCGGACTTATGTAATGCAAATTAAGATATAAAAATTCACAAAAACGAAAAACCCAGCCGAATAGTGGCTGGGTTTTGTGCAATAGTTCTGACTTTTAGGCTATTCGCCTTTTATTTCAGAATTTCCCGTGAGATTACAATTTTCTGAATCTCAGATGTTCCCTCATAAATCTGCGTGATTTTGGCGTCGCGCATCATGCGTTCTACGTGGTACTCTTTCACGAAACCGTAGCCACCGTGAATCTGTACGGCTTCTACGGCAGTATCCATAGCTACTTTCGAGGCAAACAGTTTGGCCATAGCCCCGGATTTGGCATAGTCCTGATGCGCATCCTTATCATGGGCCGACTGCAGGCACAGCAAACGGGCAGCATCGATGTTGGTGGCCATATCAGCCAGTTTGAACTGGATAGCCTGGTGCTGCGAAATCGGAACACCGAAGGCTTTACGCTCTTTGGAGTATTTCAACGACAGCTCATAGGCCCCGGAGGCAATGCCGAGTGCCTGCGCCGCAATACCAATCCGGCCACCAGCTAGCACCTGCATAGCGAACTTGAAGCCGAAGCCGTCCTCACCGATGCGGTTCTCTTTGGGCACTTTCACATCCGTAAACAGCAGTGAGCAGGTGTCGGAGCCACGGATACCGAGTTTGTTTTCTTTGGGAGCAGTCTGGAAACCTTCCATGCCTTTCTCCACAATCAGCACGTTGATGCCGCGGTGCTTCAGCTCGGGGTTGGTCTGGGCTACTACCAAGTATACCGAAGCGGTAGTACCATTGGTAATCCAGTTTTTGGTACCGTTGAGCAGATAGTAGTCGCCTTTGTCTTCGGCAGTGGTCCGCTGGCTGGTAGCGTCAGAGCCGGCTTCAGGCTCCGACAGTGCGAAAGCTCCAATGATTTCACCGGAAGTTAGGCGGGGCAGATACTTGCGCTTCTGCTCTTCCGTACCGTATTTCTCCAGCCCCCAGCATACCAACGAGTTATTTACCGACATGATAACGGAGCAAGAAGCGTCTACTTTGCTGATTTCCTCCATGGCCAGCACATAGCTCACGGTATCCATACCGCCGCCGCCGTACTCGGGGCTCACCATCATGCCCATAAAGCCCAGTTCGCCCATCTTC
This genomic window contains:
- a CDS encoding helix-turn-helix domain-containing protein, translating into MEDYNKVIESLGVRYIKAKNLVLQQPFTVRNSYDVGNNLILLHKGRITFGEEEQVVEEGEMLFIPGGRATKVNYGESSGKVITNDDLISNKDKFFHSNSDLDLIGDAEESHSFVSFEAKVFDSVNFFASLDVPAFLISNNSKLANLVIKVVEESLQELPGRERLITIYTENLVVEIVRYILKNKMFVEQLATNSTYFKDPRLIDLFNYIKENIGGDLSNKVLSNVANVSEDYVGQYFKMLTGINPQDYIEYQRMERAVFLLRTTKKSIRDIGKEVGYKDTAYFCRRFKMMFGIPAGKMRRRESAMNI
- a CDS encoding acyl-CoA dehydrogenase; this encodes MDFQLTEEQLAVQAAARDFAQNELWAGVIERDEHQKFPAEQIKKMGELGFMGMMVSPEYGGGGMDTVSYVLAMEEISKVDASCSVIMSVNNSLVCWGLEKYGTEEQKRKYLPRLTSGEIIGAFALSEPEAGSDATSQRTTAEDKGDYYLLNGTKNWITNGTTASVYLVVAQTNPELKHRGINVLIVEKGMEGFQTAPKENKLGIRGSDTCSLLFTDVKVPKENRIGEDGFGFKFAMQVLAGGRIGIAAQALGIASGAYELSLKYSKERKAFGVPISQHQAIQFKLADMATNIDAARLLCLQSAHDKDAHQDYAKSGAMAKLFASKVAMDTAVEAVQIHGGYGFVKEYHVERMMRDAKITQIYEGTSEIQKIVISREILK